One window of the Niallia circulans genome contains the following:
- a CDS encoding PTS sugar transporter subunit IIB encodes MNKPIVLVACGAGIATSTVVLDHLEELFRRENLKVELVQCKIAEVASLQDDAFLIISTTILPTKYKVPAISATAYISGLGIEKLDKEILSYFERTSKTI; translated from the coding sequence TTGAACAAGCCAATAGTACTTGTGGCATGTGGTGCAGGGATTGCTACATCAACAGTTGTTTTAGATCATTTAGAAGAATTATTTAGACGAGAAAATCTAAAGGTAGAGCTTGTTCAATGTAAAATAGCAGAAGTGGCAAGTTTACAAGATGATGCATTTTTAATCATATCAACTACTATATTGCCTACAAAATATAAAGTCCCAGCAATCAGTGCTACTGCTTATATTAGTGGGTTAGGTATAGAAAAACTAGATAAAGAGATTCTAAGTTATTTTGAAAGAACAAGCAAAACAATCTAA
- a CDS encoding PTS sugar transporter subunit IIA, whose protein sequence is MAVASFIKESLINIGLKVENQDELFHAMFEKAYEQGFVKETFLPKIKERESIFPTGLSVNNYSIAIPHTDPEHVVEQFIAVSVLEKPVSFHLMEDNTKTTEVQAVLMLGLNQPHSQIEVLQELMQVIQVEEHLEKLIHAKDKSDITLLFESIKIS, encoded by the coding sequence ATGGCAGTTGCTTCATTTATTAAAGAAAGTTTAATAAACATCGGATTAAAGGTAGAAAATCAAGATGAGCTTTTCCATGCAATGTTCGAAAAGGCATATGAGCAAGGCTTTGTAAAAGAAACCTTTCTACCGAAAATTAAAGAGAGAGAATCGATCTTCCCAACAGGGCTCAGTGTCAATAATTATAGTATCGCTATCCCTCATACAGATCCGGAACATGTAGTGGAGCAATTTATCGCCGTTTCTGTTTTAGAAAAACCAGTATCCTTTCATTTAATGGAAGATAATACAAAAACAACGGAGGTGCAAGCTGTATTAATGCTTGGCTTAAATCAACCACATAGCCAAATTGAGGTTCTACAGGAGTTAATGCAGGTTATCCAAGTAGAAGAGCATCTTGAAAAGCTTATTCATGCAAAGGATAAATCAGATATAACATTATTATTTGAAAGCATTAAAATTTCATGA
- a CDS encoding BglG family transcription antiterminator, which yields MYLDERSNILLKEVLSNPDTSNIKLEKKFQLSRRQVSYSFQKINDWLESNNYPAIKRTNGGKFIISPVIMELFAEKTDEQVDKHYIPSETERAQFILLYIISSNEELSLLHFTTALGVSKNTVLRDMKNVQQMIEPYELEVSYSRMKGYELKGKEWDVRKLLVEVLENILSIYNGEVYIQKFIDISKDNLTTIKERLAEVESSLHLQFIDERINLLPYILAVILKRIQQGKVIQDFYHIDYRSLSDTKEFIAAEILIKDMKAIPKEEHLFLTLQLLTSKILSAQFLADHQIPELTRALEQFLHTFEYKACIAFKDKAALLERLVLHMKPAYYRMKYNLTTNYTMMEKVSEEFETIHFIVKDSISPVEEYIGCPIPESELMFITIFIGGHLISSGETIQKKKKAVVVCPNGVSISRLMESTLRELFPEFYFYHALSIREFQQLNYQVDIIFSPVPLQTDTKQFVINRILTDFEKVQLRQRVLREIFDLNTSVINIEQLMGKIEKYASIKDKESLRSTLQEHFSITPANDSQEPMAKTDLSLSSLLAPKMITVVKRIEGWQQGIQLAAEKLLKNGSITENYIAEMVKQYPTMVQHILLRNVIAIPHAGPEDGVNNVGMSLLKIEEGIPFNDNVCVHFIVVLASTDKHKHLYALRQLMKLSKNEEDISNLKNSNDSNQLYEIIKKYS from the coding sequence ATGTATCTTGACGAAAGAAGTAATATCTTATTAAAGGAAGTATTGAGTAATCCCGATACTTCTAACATAAAGCTAGAGAAAAAATTTCAGTTATCTAGAAGGCAAGTTAGTTACAGTTTTCAGAAGATTAATGATTGGCTTGAATCGAATAATTATCCAGCTATCAAAAGAACAAATGGCGGAAAATTCATTATTAGCCCAGTCATTATGGAATTATTCGCTGAAAAGACAGACGAACAAGTGGATAAACATTATATTCCATCTGAAACGGAAAGAGCTCAATTTATTCTATTGTATATTATCAGTAGCAATGAAGAGCTTTCCTTACTGCATTTTACTACCGCCTTAGGTGTAAGTAAAAACACGGTCCTTCGTGATATGAAAAATGTTCAGCAAATGATTGAACCATACGAGCTTGAAGTTAGTTATTCAAGAATGAAAGGATATGAATTAAAAGGAAAGGAATGGGATGTCCGAAAATTATTAGTGGAAGTATTGGAAAATATCTTATCGATTTATAATGGAGAAGTTTATATTCAAAAGTTTATTGATATATCAAAAGACAATCTGACAACGATTAAAGAAAGGCTTGCAGAAGTCGAAAGCAGTTTACACCTTCAGTTTATTGATGAACGAATTAATCTTTTGCCATATATTTTAGCAGTCATACTAAAGCGTATTCAACAAGGGAAAGTAATTCAAGATTTTTACCATATTGATTATCGCTCCTTGTCCGATACGAAAGAATTTATTGCTGCAGAAATCTTGATTAAAGATATGAAAGCTATTCCGAAAGAAGAGCATCTGTTTTTGACCTTGCAGCTGCTTACATCCAAAATATTATCTGCACAGTTTTTAGCTGATCACCAAATCCCAGAGCTGACGAGGGCCTTGGAACAATTTCTTCATACTTTTGAATATAAAGCGTGTATAGCCTTCAAGGATAAAGCGGCATTACTTGAAAGATTAGTTCTTCATATGAAGCCTGCTTATTATCGAATGAAATATAATCTAACGACGAATTACACGATGATGGAAAAAGTAAGCGAAGAATTTGAAACAATTCATTTTATTGTAAAGGATTCGATTTCTCCAGTAGAAGAATATATCGGCTGTCCCATACCAGAAAGTGAACTAATGTTCATCACCATCTTCATTGGCGGACATTTAATCAGCTCAGGAGAAACAATTCAGAAGAAGAAGAAAGCGGTCGTTGTTTGTCCAAATGGTGTATCGATATCACGCCTAATGGAAAGCACATTACGTGAGTTATTCCCTGAATTTTACTTTTATCATGCTTTATCTATTCGGGAATTTCAACAACTTAATTACCAAGTGGATATTATTTTTTCACCAGTGCCTTTGCAAACGGATACAAAGCAATTTGTCATTAATCGCATATTAACAGATTTTGAAAAAGTTCAGCTTAGACAAAGAGTATTAAGAGAAATATTTGACTTAAATACTAGTGTGATCAACATTGAACAATTAATGGGGAAAATTGAGAAATATGCTTCTATAAAAGATAAAGAGTCTTTGCGCAGTACGTTACAAGAACATTTCTCCATTACACCAGCTAATGATTCACAAGAACCAATGGCGAAGACAGATTTATCCCTTTCCTCTCTCTTAGCACCAAAAATGATTACCGTGGTGAAAAGAATAGAAGGTTGGCAGCAAGGAATCCAACTTGCAGCAGAAAAGCTGCTGAAAAATGGCAGCATCACAGAAAATTATATTGCAGAAATGGTGAAACAGTATCCTACAATGGTACAGCATATCTTACTAAGAAACGTAATAGCCATACCTCATGCAGGACCAGAAGATGGTGTAAATAATGTCGGCATGAGCTTATTAAAAATAGAAGAAGGTATTCCATTTAATGATAACGTTTGCGTCCATTTTATTGTGGTATTGGCATCTACAGATAAGCATAAACATCTTTATGCATTAAGACAGCTGATGAAGTTATCAAAAAATGAAGAAGATATCAGCAATTTAAAAAACAGTAATGATTCCAATCAACTATATGAAATCATTAAAAAATATTCTTAA